A portion of the Gemmatimonadaceae bacterium genome contains these proteins:
- a CDS encoding cysteine synthase family protein — MRFPSVSSSILDVVGQTPLVALDRLAAGCPSRVLAKLESANPGLSVKDRPALQIIVDAERQGLIRPGDTIIERTSGNMGTGLALASLIKGYKLVVVMSAGNTVERQKAIRALGARVVLVPQVTGKPGQVTGADLKRVEEVTNQLTRKLKAFRADQFKNPSSVKAHETGTGPEIWKQTGGHVDAFVSVVGSSGSFTGVSRYLKKKNPAVRCVAVEPTNAAILSGKRKHPGRHKLQGVGYMEVPQLYDPALVDEFVSIGDREAMHTARLLGRTEGILAGYTSGANVAAALRVARASKTPITVVTIVTDSGLKYFSTDLYE; from the coding sequence ATGCGCTTTCCTTCCGTGTCCAGCAGCATCCTGGACGTCGTTGGCCAGACGCCGCTGGTTGCGCTGGACCGTCTCGCCGCCGGCTGCCCGTCCCGCGTGCTCGCCAAATTGGAATCGGCCAACCCCGGGTTGAGCGTCAAGGACCGCCCGGCCCTGCAGATCATCGTCGACGCCGAACGGCAGGGGTTGATCCGTCCCGGCGACACGATCATCGAACGCACGAGCGGCAACATGGGCACCGGGCTCGCGCTCGCGTCGCTCATCAAAGGCTACAAGCTCGTGGTCGTGATGTCGGCCGGGAACACGGTGGAGCGGCAGAAGGCCATCCGCGCGCTCGGCGCGCGGGTGGTGCTCGTGCCGCAGGTCACCGGCAAACCGGGCCAGGTCACGGGCGCCGACCTCAAGCGCGTGGAGGAGGTGACCAACCAGCTCACCCGCAAGCTCAAAGCCTTCCGCGCCGACCAGTTCAAGAATCCGAGCAGCGTCAAAGCGCACGAGACGGGCACGGGCCCCGAGATCTGGAAGCAGACCGGCGGGCACGTGGACGCGTTCGTGAGCGTGGTGGGATCCTCCGGCTCGTTCACCGGCGTCTCGCGCTACCTCAAGAAGAAGAATCCGGCCGTGCGGTGCGTGGCCGTGGAGCCCACCAACGCCGCCATTCTCTCGGGCAAGCGCAAGCATCCCGGCCGCCACAAGCTGCAGGGCGTGGGCTACATGGAGGTGCCGCAGCTCTACGACCCGGCGCTGGTGGACGAGTTCGTGAGCATCGGCGATCGCGAGGCCATGCACACCGCGCGCTTGCTCGGGCGCACCGAGGGGATTCTGGCCGGATACACGTCGGGGGCCAACGTCGCCGCCGCGCTGCGCGTCGCGCGGGCGTCGAAGACGCCGATCACCGTCGTCACGATCGTCACCGACTCGGGACTCAAGTACTTCAGCACCGACCTCTATGAATGA
- a CDS encoding GNAT family N-acetyltransferase: protein MNLDTFATPRLFAERLTAEHLPEIRRMHEDPRVMATLGGIRTEAQTREYLDRNLAHWERFGFGLWIVRDASRETIVGRACVRHLDVDGVDEVEIGYALYADWWGQGLATEIANACVAVGHRDLGLASVVAVTLPTNRGSRHVMEKAGMAYERDFLHAGEPHVLYRR from the coding sequence GTGAATCTCGATACCTTCGCCACGCCGCGCCTGTTCGCCGAGCGGCTCACCGCCGAACATCTGCCGGAGATCCGGCGGATGCACGAGGACCCGCGCGTGATGGCCACGCTCGGCGGCATCCGCACCGAAGCCCAGACACGCGAGTATCTGGATCGGAATCTCGCCCACTGGGAGCGGTTTGGGTTCGGCCTCTGGATCGTCCGCGACGCGTCCCGCGAGACGATCGTGGGCCGCGCCTGCGTCCGCCACCTGGACGTGGACGGCGTAGACGAGGTGGAGATCGGCTACGCGCTGTACGCGGACTGGTGGGGGCAGGGGCTCGCCACCGAGATCGCCAACGCGTGCGTGGCCGTTGGCCACCGCGATCTCGGGCTCGCCTCGGTGGTGGCCGTCACGCTCCCCACCAATCGCGGGTCGCGGCACGTGATGGAGAAGGCCGGGATGGCGTACGAGCGTGACTTCCTGCACGCCGGCGAGCCGCACGTGTTGTATCGGCGGTAG